The DNA sequence TCGTAGGTGAAGTCGAACAGCTCCTGCGCGGTGCCCTCGTCCTGCTCCTCGGACCAGAGCCACTCGGCGTACGAGGCGAAGCCCTCGTTCAGCCAGATGTTGCGCCAGGCCGCCACCGACACCGAGTCGCCGAACCACTGGTGGGCGTTCTCGTGCACCACCACGTACGGGTTGGCGCCGCGCCGCCAGAAGCCCGGGCCGTAGACCGGCCGGGTCTGCGTCTCCAGCGCGAAGCCGAGGCCGTCGATCGGGCCGGCCACGCCGCCCTGCGCCTCGAACGGGTACGGGCCGAACACCCCGCTCTCCCAGTCGACGATCTCGGCGGTGCGCTCGATGCTGGCCCGGGCGGCCGGCCCGCGCTCGCCCAGCGTGGTGCTGTACGCGTTGACCACCGGCTGCCCGTTCGGCGCGGTGTCGGTGACGATGTCGTACTGCCCGATGGCCAGGAACGCCTGGTAGGTGGCGCCGGGCTTGACGCTGCGCCAGCTCCACCGGGTGCGGTTGCCGGCCTCGGGCAGCGGTTCGCGCGGCTGCACGCCGTTGCTGACCACTTCGAGGCCGGTCGGCACCGAGACGGAGATGTCCCAGGTGGCCTTGTCCTTCGGGTGGTCGTTGCTCGGGTACCACCACCAGGCCGACTCGGGTTCGTTCACGGCGAGCGCGCCGTCGGCGGTGCGGGTCCAGCCGGTGTAGCCGTAGACGGTGGTTTCCGACGGCACGCCGGCGTACTTCACCACGACGGTGAGCTGTTGGCCCCTGGCCAGCGGGCGGGCCGGCGTGACGACCAGTTCGTGGTCGCCGGCGCGGGCGAACCGGGCGGCCCAGCCGTTGACCCGGACCGACTCGACGGCCAGCGCGAAGTCGAGGTTGAACCGGGACAGGTCCTTGGTGGCGGTGGCCAGGATCGTGGTGGTGCCGCTGAGCCGGTCGGTGGCCGGCTCGTAGCGCAGCCGGATGTCGTAGTGGCCGACGTCGTAGCCGCCGTTGCCGTAGTCGGGGAAGTAGCTGTCGCCCAGCCCGGGGCTGCCCGGCGTGGGGGTGGCCGCCGAGACGTGCGGCCGGCCCCATCCGGTCGGGGCGGCCTGGCCGGGGGCGCCGGTCATGGTGGTGCCGGCGGTGGTGAGGGTGAGGGCGGCGATCGCCGCCGTGAGTGCGCGTCGCACGGGTGGGACTCCCTCCGTCGGGTGTACGCACCGCCAACCTAATCGACGCATGTAAACGGATCGGCCCCGAGCCGGTCGCCGGGGCTATTCAATTCCTGTCGATGTTTCGATAGCATTACCGACTAGTAACAAGCACCGTCCCCCTCGGCCACGCGCGCGGTCAACGGGCTCCACCACCCCTGTCCCGTGGAGGTCCCCTGATGTCCCGTCGCGTCCGTACCGCCTTCGCCGCGGTCCTGGCGGCCGTCCTCGGCGCCGTGCTGCTGCCCGGCGCCGCCCGTGCCGCCGGCGACAAACTACGTCGCTCTCGGCGACTCCTACTCCTCCGGCGTCGGCGCCGGGCCGTACGACCTCTCCACCTGCCTGCGCAGCCAGAAGTCGTACGCCCCGCTCTGGGCCGCGGCGCACGCGGTCGCCAGCTTCCGCTTCCCGGCCTGCGGCGGCGCGGTCACCGCGGACGTGCTGAACAACCAGGTCGGCCAGCTCAGCGCCAGCACCACGCTGGTCACCATCACCATCGGCGGCAACGACGCCGGCTTCGCCGACGTGATGACCAGTTGCCGCTTCGGCAGCACGTCGAGCTGCGAGAGCGCGGTGGCCGGGGCGAAGACGTTCGCCACCGGCACGCTGCCCGGCCGGCTGGACGCCACCTACGCCGCGATCCGCGAGCGGGCCCCGAACGCCCGGCTCGTGGTGCTCGGCTACCCGCGGCTGTTCGAGACCGGTTCCTGCGGGCTGCTGGCCATGAGCAGCTACAAGCGCACCATTCTCAACCAGGCCGCGGACGTCCTCAACGGCGTCACGGCCGGCCGGGCCGGCGCGGCCGGGGCCACGTTCGTCGACGCGCGGCCGTTCTTCACCGGGCACGGGGTGTGCGCCGCCGACCCGTGGATCCGGGACGTCAGTGGCGTGATCGAGGCGTACCACCCGAACGCGGACGGCTACCGCTACGGCTACCTCGCCGCGCTCACCGCCACGATCGGCTGAGGGGTAAGGAGGGGCCCCGGTTGACGCATTCCGCATAGCAGGGGCCCCCTCCTAACAACTCACCGGCCGTCGGGTCAGCGGCCCACCGGCGCCAGCCCGCCGACCGTCTCCGGCAGCGCGGTCGCAGCGGCGGGAGCGCCCGGCGTCACCTGCGGCAGCGCGGTCGGCGCGACCTCCGGGGTCGGCCCGGTGTGCCGCCGAGGCCGGGCGCGGCGCCCGGAGGGCACGGCGAGCGCGGCCAGCGCGGCAGCGAGGGAGATGCCGGTGAGCAGCAGGAAGCCGGCGGTGAAACCGGCCTCCCGGGGCAGGCCGCTCGGCTGCGGGTTGGCGGTGATCACGGTGCTGGCCAGCGCCGCGCCGATCGCGCCGCCGATGGTACGGATGTTGGCGTTCATGCCGGTCGCCGCGCCGGTCTGCGAGGCCGGCACGTTGCCCACGATCAGGTTGGCCATCGAGGCGAACGCCAGCCCGATGCCGAGCCCGACCAGGCCGCCGGCGAGGCCGACCTGCC is a window from the Micromonospora sp. DSM 45708 genome containing:
- a CDS encoding M1 family metallopeptidase; translated protein: MRRALTAAIAALTLTTAGTTMTGAPGQAAPTGWGRPHVSAATPTPGSPGLGDSYFPDYGNGGYDVGHYDIRLRYEPATDRLSGTTTILATATKDLSRFNLDFALAVESVRVNGWAARFARAGDHELVVTPARPLARGQQLTVVVKYAGVPSETTVYGYTGWTRTADGALAVNEPESAWWWYPSNDHPKDKATWDISVSVPTGLEVVSNGVQPREPLPEAGNRTRWSWRSVKPGATYQAFLAIGQYDIVTDTAPNGQPVVNAYSTTLGERGPAARASIERTAEIVDWESGVFGPYPFEAQGGVAGPIDGLGFALETQTRPVYGPGFWRRGANPYVVVHENAHQWFGDSVSVAAWRNIWLNEGFASYAEWLWSEEQDEGTAQELFDFTYDSYPADSEFWQVLPGDPGAGRVFDDAVYDRGAMALHQIRLAVGDPAFYRILRTWTAQRQYGNGTIEQFQALAERISGRDLDAVFTTWLFTAGRPELGATARTSAAPAQPASWTKIRSAHELLAR